A window of Methanocaldococcus vulcanius M7 genomic DNA:
TCTAATAAGTAGAGAGTTATCTCATAAGGAATTTTAAAACCAGCTACTGCTGATATTAATATAGCTGGGATTTCGAATATTCCATGTGGTAAAATAAAACCAGCAATAATTTTTAATGGTTCGTTAGTTAAGAATGTAGAGCCAATTAAGGCACCAACATTAAAACCGTTAAATAATAGGTTTATAAAAGTAGATAAACCGAAAGTTATTGCTCCTGCCAACATTAGAAATATAACTTTTAAGTTGTTTGATAGTATTGAAATAAAATTAAACTCTATTTTAGGTTTAAAATTTGATAAATCCTTATCATTAATTTTCGAGAAGTTGTTTATTGATATTAAGCCAAAAATAAAACCTAATGAAAAGATTATTAGAGTTAAGATTATTGGTATTTTCATGGTTTCACAATTAGCTATTTGTCTTAACTCAAAAACCTACATAAGTTTGCTATTAATAACCCAATATATGCCAAGAATAATATTATATAGGTTAATTTCTTTCCAAACATAGCATACATTTTTACATATTTTTTAGTATATACAATAAATCCAAGAGCTAAATAGAACGTAGTAATATTGAATATAGCGAATATGTTTATTTTATTGTAATG
This region includes:
- a CDS encoding stage II sporulation protein M — its product is MKIPIILTLIIFSLGFIFGLISINNFSKINDKDLSNFKPKIEFNFISILSNNLKVIFLMLAGAITFGLSTFINLLFNGFNVGALIGSTFLTNEPLKIIAGFILPHGIFEIPAILISAVAGFKIPYEITLYLLDKKEKPITEEDIKVFLKLAIISIILIIIAAFIEVYITPKIATYLLT